One genomic window of Haloarchaeobius salinus includes the following:
- a CDS encoding NAD(P)/FAD-dependent oxidoreductase — protein sequence MDADVIVAGGGLAGLVAARRLADAGADVRLFEREDTVGGRVRSTHEDGFTFDRGFQVLFTAYPAVQAELDLDALDLRTFAPGACICRPGHRSILSDPFRDPSALTESLLNRDVTVTDKLRTLKLKRELAGRSAEAIFQGPDTDIESSLVSRGFSRKFVDNFAAPFYGGITLDRSLSTSKRVFEYTFKMLSEGETAVPAGGMGEISAQLRERAESAGVDVRTGATVTEVDPDEGDATVAVDGENLAVDAVVVATDPTAARELTDVSAIPRTAHACVTQWFSLSHRDEFDAGTRLMLNAAEDGPNQIADHTAAAPEYAPDGVRLLSATFLGERAESDEELAALVKETLESWYPERRFGDFSLEHTDRIPFAQFQQPPGFTDSLPDTRDPAGPVYLAGDYTRWSSIQGAMASGQDAATAVREDLG from the coding sequence ATGGACGCAGACGTCATCGTCGCCGGGGGCGGCCTCGCGGGGCTGGTCGCCGCCCGCCGACTCGCGGACGCGGGTGCCGACGTGCGGCTGTTCGAGCGCGAGGACACGGTCGGCGGGCGCGTCCGGTCGACCCACGAGGACGGGTTCACCTTCGACCGGGGGTTCCAGGTGCTGTTCACCGCGTACCCCGCGGTGCAGGCGGAACTGGACCTCGACGCGCTCGACCTCCGGACGTTCGCCCCGGGGGCGTGCATCTGCCGGCCCGGGCACCGCTCCATCCTCTCGGACCCGTTCCGCGACCCGTCGGCGCTGACCGAGTCCCTGCTGAACCGGGACGTGACGGTCACGGACAAGCTCCGGACGCTGAAGCTCAAACGGGAGCTCGCGGGGCGCTCGGCGGAGGCAATCTTCCAGGGACCAGACACCGACATCGAGTCCTCCCTCGTCTCGCGTGGCTTCTCGCGGAAGTTCGTCGACAACTTCGCCGCACCCTTTTACGGCGGCATCACGCTCGACCGGTCGCTCTCGACCTCGAAGCGCGTCTTCGAGTACACGTTCAAGATGCTCTCGGAGGGCGAGACGGCGGTGCCGGCCGGTGGGATGGGCGAGATATCGGCACAGCTCCGCGAGCGTGCCGAGTCGGCGGGCGTAGACGTGCGGACGGGTGCGACCGTCACGGAGGTCGACCCCGACGAGGGCGACGCGACGGTCGCGGTCGACGGCGAGAACCTGGCGGTCGACGCGGTCGTCGTCGCCACCGACCCGACGGCTGCGCGGGAGCTGACCGATGTCTCGGCCATCCCGCGGACGGCACACGCCTGCGTCACGCAGTGGTTCTCGCTCTCGCACCGGGACGAGTTCGACGCCGGCACGCGGCTCATGCTCAACGCGGCGGAGGACGGCCCCAACCAGATTGCCGACCACACCGCCGCCGCACCGGAGTACGCACCCGACGGTGTCCGACTCCTGAGCGCGACGTTCCTCGGCGAACGCGCGGAGAGCGACGAGGAACTGGCGGCGCTGGTGAAGGAGACCCTGGAGTCGTGGTACCCCGAGCGACGGTTCGGCGACTTCTCGCTCGAACACACCGACCGCATCCCGTTCGCACAGTTCCAGCAACCGCCCGGCTTCACGGACTCCCTACCGGACACGCGCGACCCGGCCGGGCCGGTGTACCTCGCCGGTGACTACACGCGCTGGTCGTCGATCCAGGGTGCGATGGCCAGCGGGCAGGATGCCGCGACGGCGGTCCGCGAGGACCTGGGCTAG
- a CDS encoding cupin domain-containing protein yields the protein MSPQTGRRLDDGDPIPGTGFKYDTDGPLADHLHDRVTPLFSNPVAGEWTTGLVTPAETDGASVTGLGVFAPGNEGPPEHYHVGYEESFAVLRGEFVVDVDGETHHLSPGDEITVPPETPHGFAVGGDDLAATLTTTRPAARTLDVVRTLAGLAHEGALDDDGRPGLLQAMALAAAMSDDTVFTSPPPAVAKPLATLVAPLANRLGYEATYGRFERPQFWRERVEQPEP from the coding sequence ATGTCCCCGCAGACCGGCCGCCGACTCGATGACGGCGACCCGATCCCCGGCACTGGCTTCAAGTACGATACCGACGGCCCGCTCGCCGACCACCTCCACGACCGGGTCACCCCGCTGTTCTCCAACCCTGTCGCCGGCGAGTGGACGACAGGGCTCGTGACGCCGGCCGAGACCGACGGTGCGTCCGTCACCGGGCTCGGCGTGTTCGCACCCGGCAACGAGGGGCCGCCCGAACACTACCACGTCGGCTACGAGGAGTCGTTCGCGGTCCTCCGCGGTGAGTTCGTCGTCGACGTCGACGGCGAGACGCACCACCTCTCGCCCGGCGACGAGATCACCGTCCCGCCGGAGACCCCCCACGGCTTCGCGGTCGGTGGCGACGACCTGGCCGCGACGCTGACGACCACGCGTCCGGCGGCCCGGACGTTGGACGTGGTCCGAACGCTCGCCGGACTCGCACACGAGGGGGCGCTCGACGACGACGGTCGGCCCGGGCTGTTGCAGGCGATGGCGCTCGCGGCGGCGATGTCCGACGATACGGTGTTCACGTCGCCGCCGCCGGCGGTCGCGAAACCGCTCGCGACGCTGGTCGCGCCGCTCGCGAACCGGCTCGGCTACGAGGCCACCTACGGCCGGTTCGAACGGCCGCAGTTCTGGCGCGAGCGGGTCGAACAGCCGGAGCCCTGA
- a CDS encoding metallophosphoesterase: protein MSRSEFVVGDRGVYLPADDALVVADVHLGRAHASNVEFPLNERRDTLDRLGTLCDRFDPETVVLAGDVLHRFDAVPVPVRESLDAVVAAVRDAGAEPVLVRGNHDRQLDRVASEPVHDAHRLDSGTVVCHGHEEPAVTGDRYVVGHDHPVLEVEGKRHPCLLYGPDAYDGVPVVMLPSFTTLAPGVVVNGMRAGDFDSPLVRRAGGFHPVVRDSDAAETLRFPPLGELRRVL, encoded by the coding sequence ATGTCACGGAGTGAGTTCGTCGTCGGTGACCGGGGTGTCTACCTCCCGGCCGACGACGCGCTCGTCGTCGCCGACGTCCACCTCGGCCGTGCCCACGCCTCGAACGTCGAGTTCCCACTGAACGAGCGACGGGACACGCTCGACCGCCTCGGCACGCTGTGCGACCGCTTCGACCCCGAGACGGTCGTCCTCGCCGGCGACGTGCTCCACCGGTTCGACGCGGTGCCCGTGCCGGTGCGCGAGTCGCTCGACGCCGTCGTCGCCGCGGTCCGTGATGCGGGCGCGGAGCCGGTGCTGGTGCGGGGGAACCACGACCGCCAGCTCGACCGCGTCGCGAGCGAGCCCGTCCACGACGCCCACCGGCTGGATTCCGGCACCGTCGTCTGCCACGGCCACGAGGAGCCCGCCGTGACGGGCGACCGATACGTCGTCGGCCACGACCATCCCGTCCTCGAGGTCGAGGGGAAACGCCACCCCTGTCTGCTGTACGGCCCCGACGCCTACGACGGCGTCCCGGTGGTGATGCTCCCGTCCTTCACCACGCTCGCGCCCGGCGTCGTCGTCAACGGGATGCGCGCCGGCGACTTCGATTCGCCGCTGGTCCGTCGGGCGGGCGGCTTCCACCCGGTCGTCCGCGACTCGGACGCTGCCGAGACGCTCCGGTTCCCGCCGCTGGGCGAGCTCCGGCGAGTGCTCTGA
- the artA gene encoding archaeosortase A, giving the protein MNFLPAVVGPTVFGMTATDLFAWVMIAAFLVGALVDVFDRETARYVLAVTWGLFGLFWLAVFPHFAFEVKSFVEGGLAIFAVPACIYTGYLIYQGRERLHVLSRAVGVMGLVYFPTQAIPAVREFLIETVAVQTLWGINQLGYHPEFTTGPEYGYMNYFYFGPDAFSTYIVYACTGIGSMAIFAGLIVAVEAPLRRKLKSLAIAIPVIWVLNIVRNVFVAVAAGQGWFAMEPVLTIAGLAGVEPIEASFWFSHSVLSQVGSVIALVGITWLVVKVVPELLAILEEVLFVATGTEYDLEDALGVSPDVRTDGGDVTE; this is encoded by the coding sequence ATGAACTTCCTCCCGGCCGTCGTCGGGCCGACGGTGTTCGGGATGACCGCGACAGACCTGTTCGCCTGGGTCATGATCGCGGCGTTCCTCGTCGGCGCGCTGGTCGACGTCTTCGACAGGGAGACCGCCCGGTACGTCCTCGCGGTCACGTGGGGGCTGTTCGGCCTGTTCTGGCTGGCGGTGTTCCCGCACTTCGCGTTCGAGGTCAAGAGCTTCGTCGAGGGCGGCCTCGCGATCTTCGCCGTCCCGGCCTGCATCTACACCGGCTACCTCATCTACCAGGGCCGCGAGCGGCTGCACGTCCTCTCGCGGGCGGTCGGCGTCATGGGTCTCGTCTACTTCCCGACCCAGGCGATCCCCGCCGTCCGCGAGTTCCTCATCGAGACGGTCGCGGTCCAGACGCTCTGGGGCATCAACCAGCTCGGCTACCACCCCGAGTTCACGACCGGCCCGGAGTACGGCTACATGAACTACTTCTACTTCGGGCCGGACGCGTTCAGCACGTACATCGTCTACGCCTGCACCGGCATCGGCTCGATGGCCATCTTCGCGGGGCTCATCGTCGCCGTCGAGGCACCGCTCCGCCGGAAGCTCAAATCGCTGGCCATCGCCATCCCCGTCATCTGGGTGCTGAACATCGTGCGGAACGTGTTCGTCGCGGTCGCCGCCGGCCAGGGCTGGTTCGCGATGGAGCCCGTCCTCACCATCGCGGGTCTCGCCGGTGTCGAGCCCATCGAGGCGTCGTTCTGGTTCTCCCACAGCGTCCTCTCTCAGGTGGGCTCCGTCATCGCGCTCGTCGGCATCACCTGGCTGGTCGTCAAGGTCGTCCCCGAGCTGCTGGCCATCCTCGAGGAGGTGCTGTTCGTCGCGACCGGAACGGAGTACGACCTCGAGGACGCACTGGGCGTCTCGCCCGACGTGCGGACCGACGGCGGCGATGTCACGGAGTGA
- a CDS encoding J domain-containing protein — protein sequence MGLQPLALGLEWAAALPSWVLAGLSLGLVFGAFSAAMFVVGEQLFPSPPGRRSDDDEQGQARRHTEIRRYLDDIGERYAERHPVAGHTVAFYLPERDVAVTFDAQAFFDIQGAGIDAVLCEHEMPGHHLGRRLPFEVPELEWEPASEPDTVERAYRALGLSPAASTDEVRDAYRERVMEVHPDHGGDEEAFREVRDAYTTAKEHAD from the coding sequence GTGGGACTACAACCGCTCGCCCTCGGGCTCGAGTGGGCCGCGGCGCTCCCGTCGTGGGTGCTGGCTGGGCTCTCGCTCGGCCTCGTCTTCGGCGCGTTCTCGGCGGCGATGTTCGTCGTCGGCGAGCAGCTGTTCCCGAGCCCGCCGGGTCGCCGGAGCGACGACGACGAGCAGGGACAGGCACGCCGCCACACGGAGATCCGTCGCTACCTCGACGATATCGGCGAGCGCTACGCCGAGCGCCATCCCGTCGCCGGACACACCGTGGCGTTCTACCTGCCCGAACGGGACGTGGCGGTGACGTTCGACGCGCAGGCGTTCTTCGACATCCAGGGCGCGGGCATCGACGCGGTGCTGTGCGAGCACGAGATGCCAGGCCACCACCTCGGCCGGCGACTGCCCTTCGAGGTGCCGGAGCTGGAGTGGGAGCCGGCGAGCGAACCCGACACCGTCGAGCGTGCGTACCGGGCGCTCGGGCTCTCCCCCGCCGCCTCGACCGACGAGGTGCGCGACGCCTACCGCGAACGGGTGATGGAGGTCCACCCGGACCACGGGGGCGACGAGGAGGCGTTCCGGGAGGTCCGCGACGCGTACACGACGGCGAAGGAGCACGCGGACTGA
- a CDS encoding proteasome assembly chaperone family protein, giving the protein MEPLDIETVDSAELSDPAFIEGLPGVGHVGKLAAEHILDQYEGTLVRRLYSHDLPPQVDVGDDGIAELTHLEFHAVETEGRDLLVLTGDHQAQTNEGHYRLASAVLDVAAEFGCEELYALGGVPTGELIEEYAVLGAATRESVVEALEEEGVEFREDEPAGGIVGVSGLLLGLGARRDVEAACLMGETSGYLVDPKSARAVLEVLEGMLGMDVDYASLEERADEMEEVIGKIQEMEQQQQANVPSDDDLRYIG; this is encoded by the coding sequence ATGGAGCCACTCGACATCGAGACCGTCGATTCGGCCGAACTCTCCGATCCGGCGTTCATCGAAGGACTGCCGGGCGTCGGTCACGTTGGCAAGCTGGCGGCCGAGCACATCCTCGACCAGTACGAGGGGACGCTCGTTCGGCGGCTCTACTCGCACGACCTGCCGCCGCAGGTCGACGTCGGCGACGACGGGATCGCCGAGCTCACCCACCTCGAGTTCCACGCCGTCGAGACCGAGGGACGCGACCTGCTGGTGCTGACCGGCGACCACCAGGCACAGACCAACGAGGGGCACTACCGTCTCGCGAGCGCGGTGCTCGACGTGGCCGCGGAGTTCGGCTGCGAGGAGCTGTACGCGCTCGGCGGCGTCCCCACCGGCGAGCTCATCGAGGAGTACGCGGTGCTCGGGGCGGCGACCCGGGAGTCCGTCGTCGAGGCGCTCGAAGAGGAGGGCGTCGAGTTCCGCGAGGACGAGCCCGCGGGCGGCATCGTCGGCGTCTCCGGGCTGCTGCTCGGGCTCGGCGCGCGCCGTGACGTCGAGGCCGCCTGCCTGATGGGGGAGACCTCGGGCTACCTCGTCGACCCCAAGAGCGCGCGTGCCGTCCTCGAGGTACTCGAGGGCATGCTCGGGATGGACGTGGACTACGCCTCGCTCGAGGAGCGCGCCGACGAGATGGAGGAGGTCATCGGGAAGATACAGGAGATGGAGCAACAACAGCAGGCGAACGTCCCGAGCGACGACGACCTGCGCTACATCGGCTGA
- a CDS encoding RNA-protein complex protein Nop10 yields MKSDIRVCSAWRDRHERPVYTLSATCPDCGADAINSAPAPVDPEDSYGDYRRALKRADRE; encoded by the coding sequence ATGAAGTCGGACATCCGGGTGTGCTCGGCGTGGCGCGACCGCCACGAACGCCCGGTGTACACCCTTTCTGCGACCTGTCCCGACTGCGGAGCCGACGCGATAAACAGCGCGCCGGCCCCGGTCGACCCCGAGGACAGCTACGGCGACTACCGACGCGCTCTTAAGCGCGCCGACCGCGAGTAG
- a CDS encoding translation initiation factor IF-2 subunit alpha: protein MKYSGWPEKGELVVGDVDEIEDFGVFVDLKEYEDKRGLVHISEVASGWIKNVRDHVGEGQTVVCKVLDVDEDSQQIDLSIKDVNDHQRSDKIQEWKNEQKADNWMLLAFGEDVSDEQYASVANELLAEFGSLYDGFEQAAIHGPEALSDSDLTDEEVEQLVDTARDNVSVPYVTVTGYVDLRSPNSNGVDDVQEALQAAEGNGEVPDEVELDVTYVGSPEYRIRVKAPNYKTAESELEAAADRAAVAIEEHGGSGEYHRERRSDDE from the coding sequence ATGAAGTACAGCGGCTGGCCCGAGAAGGGCGAACTCGTCGTCGGCGACGTCGACGAGATCGAGGACTTCGGCGTCTTCGTCGACCTCAAGGAGTACGAGGACAAGCGTGGCCTCGTCCACATCAGCGAGGTCGCCAGCGGATGGATCAAGAACGTCCGCGACCACGTCGGAGAGGGCCAGACCGTCGTCTGTAAGGTGCTCGACGTCGACGAGGACTCCCAGCAGATAGACCTCTCCATCAAGGACGTCAACGACCACCAGCGGTCGGACAAGATCCAGGAGTGGAAGAACGAGCAGAAGGCCGACAACTGGATGCTGCTCGCGTTCGGCGAGGACGTCAGCGACGAGCAGTACGCCTCCGTCGCCAACGAGCTGCTCGCCGAGTTCGGCAGCCTCTACGACGGCTTCGAGCAGGCGGCCATCCACGGCCCCGAGGCGCTCTCGGACAGCGACCTCACCGACGAGGAGGTCGAACAGCTCGTCGACACCGCGCGCGACAACGTCTCCGTCCCGTACGTCACCGTCACGGGCTACGTCGACCTCCGAAGCCCGAACTCGAACGGCGTCGACGACGTACAGGAGGCGCTGCAGGCGGCAGAGGGCAACGGCGAGGTGCCGGACGAGGTCGAACTCGACGTGACCTACGTCGGCTCGCCCGAGTACCGCATCCGCGTGAAGGCACCGAACTACAAGACCGCGGAGTCGGAGCTCGAGGCGGCCGCCGATCGGGCGGCGGTCGCCATCGAGGAACACGGTGGGTCCGGCGAGTACCACCGCGAGCGTCGTTCCGACGACGAATGA
- a CDS encoding 30S ribosomal protein S27e produces MAGDFIRVKCNDCENEQIVFGNASTTVNCAVCGTTLATPTGGKAEIPHEVVETVEAR; encoded by the coding sequence ATGGCAGGAGATTTCATCCGAGTCAAGTGTAACGACTGCGAGAACGAACAGATCGTGTTCGGGAACGCCTCGACCACCGTCAACTGCGCGGTGTGTGGCACCACGCTCGCCACCCCGACCGGTGGCAAGGCGGAGATCCCCCACGAGGTCGTGGAGACGGTCGAAGCACGATGA
- a CDS encoding 50S ribosomal protein L44e, whose translation MQMPRRFNTYCPHCNEHHEHEVEKVRTGRSSGMKKDQRKQREGKKVIGNAGRFSKVPGGDKPTKKTDLKYRCSECGKAHLRPGWRAGRLELQE comes from the coding sequence ATGCAGATGCCACGACGTTTCAACACGTACTGTCCACACTGCAACGAGCACCACGAGCACGAGGTGGAGAAGGTCCGCACGGGCCGGAGCTCGGGCATGAAGAAGGACCAGCGCAAGCAGCGCGAGGGGAAGAAGGTCATCGGGAACGCCGGTCGCTTCTCGAAGGTCCCCGGTGGGGACAAGCCCACGAAGAAGACCGACCTCAAGTACCGCTGCAGCGAGTGCGGCAAGGCGCACCTCCGCCCGGGATGGCGTGCCGGCCGACTGGAGCTTCAGGAGTAA
- a CDS encoding HAH_0734 family protein, whose protein sequence is MKRLIIDGDPGIRKDAIIDYDGEEVHCFSVTRNGDWHGPERVQLWCVVGNEDEHDDFMRRNFIPHHLEVDRIEAEAVDVIEAKGELAV, encoded by the coding sequence ATGAAGCGGCTCATCATCGACGGGGACCCGGGCATCCGGAAGGACGCCATCATCGACTACGACGGCGAGGAGGTCCACTGCTTCTCGGTGACGCGCAACGGCGACTGGCACGGCCCCGAGCGTGTCCAGCTCTGGTGTGTCGTCGGTAACGAGGACGAGCACGACGACTTCATGCGGCGGAACTTCATCCCGCACCACCTGGAGGTCGACCGCATCGAGGCCGAGGCGGTCGACGTCATCGAGGCCAAGGGCGAACTCGCCGTCTGA
- a CDS encoding DUF2298 domain-containing protein, producing MEYGLVLLWLATVAGLAAIAAPLASLVFAPLSDRGGTLALPFALAVVGVVSYLVGQVAFGWPALVASLLVLGGGSAFALSRDYEPDWGAVGLGLTAVAVGFGLVVAIRSADPGIYAGGGEKFLDFGLLKTLVRADSLPPEDFWFAGDRVQYYYGGHLIAAQLTRLTGIAPRYAYNLALATFYGALVGAAFGLARNLAAERDLPRSLAGALALFFVGFASNLAPVARLVVWLLPESMKTYVDENPAAQDGPEAVRAFGHTWTDLALGPDQFYYWPASRVIPNTINEFPLFAFLNGDLHAHMMSTPLLLVTAAVGFAYWLTPAAQVWRRRAYVFVCAPLLAGLLAVVNTWSYPSVAGLTTLVVLFAGAHPGSLLPASMWERLEPHTDGRVVSEILRMLGAGCAGIAVGLLGALVAFPFFTGATSGQSLALLPGRSGAAGLLLVHGAFLLVSAAFLAPRIQPDLEPDLGMVAPLTVLAAVAVANAIGGWIPVPLVLVGAAGLLAVTQVEADERGPAALLFVLAIGVTVAATGALGAPFGTLGVYGATVVVAVGAAVAGFDTDTQIVALAIAAFLVLAAAAIAVDLAILAVVFPVLALGWVTLRLGRDLGYETVLLVAAVGLVTMVEFVYVSERAGSGRYNTVFKFYMQVWVLWGTAAGVMLVDVVARQWPDWSIGERLAARRSASGQRAGQVASVGLAVVLVVSLSVYGGLALSGHFEANDANTLDGKAWAEGTYPDQAAAIEWLDDREGRPVVVEQPTREHVYGINTPATQLVSGVSSLTGLPTVAGWTHASNYHTEAGWQERVADVRTVYTRDSSARASVLAQYDVEYIYVGPHERQHQTVDDLASEPYISVAERFGDVVIYEVDQSALATANRSR from the coding sequence GGACAGGTGGCGTTCGGCTGGCCGGCGCTCGTCGCGTCGCTGCTGGTGCTCGGTGGCGGTTCGGCGTTCGCACTGTCGCGCGACTACGAGCCGGACTGGGGAGCCGTCGGGCTCGGGCTGACGGCCGTCGCCGTCGGCTTCGGGCTCGTCGTCGCCATCCGGAGCGCCGACCCGGGCATCTACGCCGGCGGCGGCGAGAAGTTCCTCGACTTCGGCCTGCTGAAGACGCTCGTCCGGGCCGACAGCCTCCCGCCGGAGGACTTCTGGTTCGCGGGCGACCGGGTGCAGTACTACTACGGCGGCCACCTCATCGCCGCCCAGCTCACACGTCTCACCGGCATCGCGCCGCGGTACGCGTACAACCTCGCACTGGCGACGTTCTACGGCGCGCTCGTCGGCGCGGCGTTCGGGCTCGCACGGAACCTCGCGGCCGAGCGCGACCTGCCCCGGAGCCTCGCGGGAGCCCTCGCGCTCTTCTTCGTCGGCTTCGCGAGCAACCTCGCGCCGGTCGCACGGCTCGTCGTCTGGCTGCTGCCGGAGAGCATGAAGACGTACGTGGACGAGAACCCGGCCGCACAGGACGGCCCGGAGGCGGTCCGGGCGTTCGGCCACACGTGGACGGACCTCGCGCTCGGCCCGGACCAGTTCTACTACTGGCCGGCGAGCCGGGTCATCCCCAACACCATCAACGAGTTCCCGCTGTTCGCGTTCCTCAACGGCGACCTGCACGCGCACATGATGAGCACGCCGCTGCTGCTCGTGACCGCCGCGGTCGGCTTCGCCTACTGGCTGACGCCCGCGGCGCAGGTGTGGCGACGACGCGCGTACGTGTTCGTGTGTGCGCCCCTGCTCGCTGGCCTGCTCGCGGTCGTGAACACCTGGAGCTACCCATCCGTCGCCGGGCTGACGACGCTCGTGGTGCTCTTTGCGGGAGCGCATCCCGGGTCGCTCCTGCCGGCGTCGATGTGGGAGCGACTCGAACCACACACGGACGGCCGCGTCGTCTCGGAGATCCTCCGGATGCTCGGCGCGGGCTGTGCGGGTATCGCCGTCGGGCTGCTCGGCGCGCTCGTCGCGTTCCCCTTCTTCACGGGCGCGACGAGCGGCCAGTCGCTCGCGCTGCTCCCCGGGCGTAGCGGTGCGGCCGGCCTGCTGCTCGTCCACGGCGCGTTCCTGCTCGTCTCGGCCGCGTTCCTCGCACCGAGAATCCAGCCCGACCTGGAGCCGGACCTCGGGATGGTCGCCCCGCTCACGGTCCTCGCCGCCGTCGCGGTCGCCAACGCCATCGGCGGCTGGATTCCGGTGCCGCTCGTACTGGTCGGCGCGGCCGGCCTGCTCGCGGTCACACAGGTCGAGGCAGACGAGCGCGGGCCGGCCGCGCTGCTGTTCGTCCTCGCCATCGGCGTCACCGTCGCCGCGACGGGCGCACTCGGCGCGCCGTTCGGCACGCTGGGCGTCTACGGTGCGACAGTCGTCGTCGCGGTCGGCGCGGCCGTGGCCGGCTTCGACACCGACACCCAGATCGTCGCGCTCGCCATCGCAGCGTTCCTCGTGCTCGCGGCGGCGGCCATCGCCGTCGACCTCGCGATACTCGCCGTCGTCTTCCCGGTGCTCGCGCTCGGCTGGGTGACGCTCCGGCTCGGCCGCGACCTCGGCTACGAGACGGTGCTGCTCGTCGCCGCCGTCGGCCTCGTGACGATGGTCGAGTTCGTCTACGTCTCCGAGCGCGCGGGCAGCGGGCGCTACAACACCGTGTTCAAGTTCTACATGCAGGTGTGGGTGCTCTGGGGCACCGCCGCGGGCGTGATGCTCGTCGACGTGGTCGCCCGGCAGTGGCCCGACTGGAGCATCGGCGAGCGCCTCGCGGCGCGACGCTCCGCGAGCGGGCAGCGCGCCGGCCAGGTCGCATCGGTCGGGCTCGCCGTCGTCCTCGTCGTCTCGCTCTCGGTGTACGGCGGGCTGGCGCTCAGCGGGCACTTCGAGGCCAACGACGCCAACACGCTCGACGGCAAGGCCTGGGCCGAAGGCACCTACCCGGACCAGGCGGCGGCCATCGAGTGGCTGGACGACCGCGAAGGCCGTCCCGTCGTCGTCGAACAGCCGACCAGAGAGCACGTCTACGGCATCAACACGCCCGCCACACAGCTGGTCAGCGGAGTCTCCTCGCTGACGGGGCTCCCGACCGTCGCTGGCTGGACGCACGCCTCGAACTACCACACGGAGGCGGGCTGGCAGGAACGCGTCGCCGACGTGCGGACGGTGTACACCCGCGACAGCTCGGCCCGGGCGAGCGTGCTGGCGCAGTACGACGTCGAGTACATCTACGTCGGCCCGCACGAGCGCCAGCACCAGACCGTCGACGACCTCGCGAGCGAGCCGTACATCTCCGTGGCGGAGCGCTTCGGCGACGTGGTGATCTACGAGGTCGACCAGTCGGCACTCGCGACGGCGAACCGGAGTCGCTGA